CTTCACCCGCACCTTGGGCTGGAGCCTCGAGGAATTGATGAGCCGACCGTTCCTCGATTTCGTCCATCCCGACGATCGAGCAAGCACGCTTCTCGAAGTCGAGCGCCAGATCGGCAGGGGGGAACCGGTCCTGGAATTTCAGAACCGCTATCAACACCAAGACGGCTCCTGGCGGTTGTTGTCGTGGAAATCCTCGCCGCATACGGATGGGAGTCTGTATGCCATCGCGCGCGACGTCACCGACCGTGAGGAGGCCGCGCAAGCGTTACGACGATCCCATGAGGAGTTGGAGCATCGCGTGCAGGAGCGCACGGCAGAACTCCAGCAGCGCAATCGCGACTTGGAAACCCTGTTGAATGTCAGTTCGCACGATTTACGTGAACCCCTGCGATCGATCTCCAACTTCTCCCAATTGGTCCGCGAGCGGTACGGAGACCGCCTCGACGCGAAGGGCATCGATTACATCGATCGCGTCATTCGGGCCGCGCAGCGGATGGATCAGCTGATGGAGGATCTGCTCACGTTGTCCAGAGCGCAACGCTTAGAGATGCCGTATGAAGAGGTCCGCGGCGACGACTTGGTCCGGGCGGCCTTGACTCAACTGGATGAGACGATTCGGCGGATGGGCGCGCACGTCCGTGTGGCCGCCGAATTTCCCTCGTTTCGTGTCAATAAAACCTGGGTCAC
The DNA window shown above is from Fimbriimonadaceae bacterium and carries:
- a CDS encoding PAS domain S-box protein is translated as MQLLRRELSNELIARRQAETDIDRFFDLSLDMLCIADAEGYFVRLSPAFTRTLGWSLEELMSRPFLDFVHPDDRASTLLEVERQIGRGEPVLEFQNRYQHQDGSWRLLSWKSSPHTDGSLYAIARDVTDREEAAQALRRSHEELEHRVQERTAELQQRNRDLETLLNVSSHDLREPLRSISNFSQLVRERYGDRLDAKGIDYIDRVIRAAQRMDQLMEDLLTLSRAQRLEMPYEEVRGDDLVRAALTQLDETIRRMGAHVRVAAEFPSFRVNKTWVTQALYNLIANALKFHQPGAVPEIDLASYRLMEDAIPKVGRVVRDRGPGVAPDQAQRIFQLFQRG